From the Drosophila simulans strain w501 chromosome 2L, Prin_Dsim_3.1, whole genome shotgun sequence genome, the window TACTATAGTGGATGTCCTGTCGGCTCAACGGTCGCGCATCCTGGCCGAAATGGAGAACTTCGAGTATCCGCGCGGCGGCGCCGAGCGTCTGACGGACATGACGCCGGAGACGAACGGCACCCCGGTGCGCAGTGTTGTGGTCACCTCATGGCGCTCCGGCTCCACCTTCCTGGGTGACATTCTCAACTCGATACCGGGCAACTTCTATCACTATGAGCCGCTGCTCGACTTTGGCATCAAGCAGATCCGCGATCCCGACGACCAGGAGCTGGCCGTGCAGAACCTGAAGAACCTGCTCAACTGTGACTACGCCGACATGATCGACTACCTGAACTTCGGCAAGACGCACACCTATCTGTTCGAGCACAACACCCGACTGTGGGACGTCTGCCGGGAGTTCCCGCGTTTCTGCTGGCGTCCAGCCTTCCTCACGCGCTTCTGCCGCCTCTTCCCCATCCAGAGCATGAAGACCGTCCGCCTGCGACTCGCCCAGGCCGAAAAGCTGCTCGAGGACCAAAGGTGAGTGGGCCCAGACATCCGGGTAGAAAGTGAAAGCCAACTGGCATGCGATATGCAACGCATCTCAGGCGGATTGTTTATTCGGGGACCCTGGAGTGTGATGTCTTAGGAGAAAGCTCTTCACTGCATTGACTCGTGCCGAATTTGAAGTCTTTAAGCATGCCTCATGATTGCCTTCTTACCCGAAAGCGTGAATACTAATTAACCATCTTATATTTGAGGGAATCCACTTTTGTCTTGGTCTTTAGTCCTTCGTATTACCATCCCGGGTTGCTTCTGCGTGTCACATCAGTTTCAACAAACGTAGTGACTTCATTATTCTAGATATATCAGTTTGCAACATGCATGCAGCAAGTCTTTATCGTTATTGCTTTGTTATATTCCCCATCCAGACTCAGTCAGTATTTCATTCAATAGCTTCAACAGTTTCTTTGCATCCCATTTTTATCTTTCGAGGCAGGCCAAGGCCCCCATTTGTGATAAGTTTCGAGAGGCAAATGCTATAGTATTTTCTTAGTTTTGCCAGTTAAACTTCCTCGGCCAGTCAACTTATGCGTCTTATCTAAGTGTATAATGTGTatcaaaatgttgtttattttaaactgAAAGTCTTATAAATTTTCGAGTGCTAGCACGTTATCGTTCTGGTTTGTTACCCTAATTACTATTTGGGCTTTCCGAAGTTTTCGAGCACGATAGTGATATGATACTGCGATAGGCTATAAAGGTTTGTTCAGAGCTATATAGCGATTAAAAACTAGTTCCAAACTTTCCTATACTTTGTTCGTTACGAATTTGAAAGAGtagttaaaataattttacagaAGCCCAATACTATTTGTCAGCTATCAACACTCATTTATAAAGTGTGGATTATCATTTCAATTGTATTTCTTGGGAACTTTAACTGATAACGCTGTGATTAGAATCTGAGATACCGGATTTGTAATCGTTTCGCTTCCACTTTTCGAGATTGTATTGTTATTGTATCACCTGAAATGGGAAGTTAAACATTCTCAGGGTGTTTACTTTCGACTGAGTGAAAACAGAGAGCAAATCCTTGGGCAATACAATCGATTTGAAATCTCGTTGGGGCATTCCCCCAAATGCCGCAAACAAAAGtttcatttacataatttcccatttaaaatgtaagccagccaacaacagcagaaaTCGATAAAATTAGTGTACAGCAATCTCTAGCTAAACAAACCAGCGACAAGTAAACAGAAAACGAAAATGTATTTGATTGATGTGGGGTTTTGGTTCCTTGGCCGCCAGACCCCAGTCCCCCAAACCCAATCCTGCTCCACTGGCTTTTGTGGTTTCGATTACATGCTCCGATCATTCCTTTTTGTCAGGACATTCTGGATATGTATTAGATTCAGCTTTTGTGTGGGCTGAGTTGTGTCAATGTTATGCAAAGgatatccaaaaaaaaacattttcaatcaATGAGAACGTATCTGACATTTGTGCACAGATTTCTGTTCAATAAATACACCAATTGGTAGAGATAAAATGTCTGAGTGGAAAATGTCATTTATAGTCCACTTTTGCTGCCACATAAATGTCAGAAGAAATGTTTGATGTCTTTTAATGGTTATTTACTGGCATCTCCGCCTCCTctgaaaagcggaaaacaaTTAACACACTAAATCATGGGCTGACTTCGTATACTTTGTCCCGGAAGTTGGACCACTAAATTTACAAACTCTTAAGGTTTAATTTCTCTTTTGCCCTGCTAACTTTGTTTTCCTAGTTCGACTACTCCTCCTAATCTATTTTCAACCATTTTGATGCTGACTACATGCTTTTATCTTAACTTGTTTACCTTAATTAAAAGAGCAAGCTTATGatcttatttttgttttgcgtgCTTTTATTAGTTAAAACTGtagctttgtttgtttttcgataACTTGAAGCTCTATTTCAAATAGAAAAGTACCTCATAAAATTAGCTTTGTATAAGCACTTTGCACTTAGTTGCGCCTCTCACTCAATTCTTTGTACGCTCCTTCGCGGATTGCAGTAAAAATTCTTTCACACTCTATTAACTTGGCCCGCTGGCCACTGGCCGCTGGGAAATGCATCAAAATTCCGGAAATGCTGACCAGCACTTGGATTTATGTTTGCCTGCGGGCCAACATCATCCCAGCCAGCCACACACTTAGCCACAATTTGGGTCAGTGGGTCTAAGCGACCGCTAACTTGGCTTCTAATTGTCGATTGGCCAAGTCTGTGCCGGCTGGGTGTGCCTAGAATTTTGTTTTGGGGGGCGAACTGGGCGAAGCTATCCCACAATTAtcgcgtatacgccgtgttggACGGTCTCTTAAATTTAATGCCCAATGagcatttcatttataaatcacacattatttttatgtgatttttCATGGTCTCCTTCCCGCCACTCAGTTGCGATAAGGAAGAAAATGTGGCTAATGAAATGAACTACCAAATGGGgcaattgtatatttatacgTCAATGAGTCACGAGCTTTAttgcaaaatttattattactacTACTTCCATTGAGCACTGAACGGATAGAAGCAATCGCGGaatgtaaattgtattttattcaataagtgtaacttaaatataatttaaatgatagTTGTGCAGCTTAAGTTCgggctttattaaatttcttcACACTGCTGCCTTTTCAGTTGgcttttcatttagttttccCCGGCGCGCTACGGTTTTGTGGCCGCTAACTTTGAGAGGCTTTTGCCAGCAAGTAGATTAAAATTGTGAGCATTGAATGCGCCCACCACAGGCCGCACAGTCGGAAGATGGCGAAAATAGTTGCATTCAACATCTGGCAAAAGAACCGAAAGAACCGCAGAAGCCACAAAGAGTTTGGGCCCAGTCAGTTTTAGTTGGCTTATAATGAGCAAAGTGGCCATTAACTCAAAAACTTTTCCGCGCTGCGTTTTAAAGCGGGCCAAAACAGGCAGCAAACAATGAGAACGAGACGGAAGAAGAAGCCGCTAGACGTCAAGACCCCGCGGTTTTGGGCTGCTGTAAGACCCGGTTCTCGGAAGCCCATTGCGCCATAGACCTCATTCTGGGCCGTTTATCTCGTTTTGAACCTTTTGACTTGACAGTTTTGTCAAAAAAgtcagagagagagagacggctATAGGCGGTGCGAAAGAGAGCGATCGTGAGTTCAGTGAACGTTCAAGTAGAATAGTTTTCATGCGGGTGTATGTATTTCTTTATAGCGGTAGAGATATACACTAGGTACAACAATAGATGTACTATTCACACTTAGCATAAAGATAGTAGTTGTTTTGAGTAGCTAATTGAAATTGGAGCATGTAGAGCAAGTGTAGCTCATGCTCAAACGAGTATCTTAACCTGAACTTTCTTTTCGAAAACAGCTGACATGTTATCAAATCGCATTTGACCGAAATATAACTAGTCTGTCAGTGTGGAAAGAGCATTGAGTCTGCTAgtctatatttttttccattttttgtgtgtgccccAAACTTTGTATCTTATTGCATTTGCAAAAAGCGAAACGGGTTTCGTTGCTGGCTAAGCCaaacctttttcttattttttatttatttatttttatttttttgccgaCTGCTATTGCTGTTTTGGTACGTGTAGAGATCGGCTTGGCGTAAATGGGTGAAAAGCAATCCGGGGGGCAATCCGTTGATGGGGGAAGGGTGGGGGATCCCGACCAGAAACTTGACTATGACAAACTCTCTTGGCCGGCAGTGAAAgtgattgattttttttttacccacTTCTCCCGCCACATGCACTGGaagtttcgttttttttttcggtgtttGGGCGTAGATATAATTTCTAAAATCGTAGCTTGTACTGCTGCTTGATTGCTCATATTTTGCTCGTTTGTgtagcttatttatttttcctcttTAGTGGAACTTGATGAGGCGTTGGATGATGATAATAATGGCAAATAATGATAAGTATAGAAATTTTCGACAAAAACCAGTTAAGCCAGTTGGCGCAAGTTGCATGAACAGCATGCGAAAAATGAtggaaataaaagttaaatgatTGACTATGAAAGAGTGATTAAATTCGTGGTGTTCGAGTTTCCCAAATGGGTGCACTAGCCATTCAA encodes:
- the LOC6731227 gene encoding uncharacterized protein LOC6731227 isoform X2, which gives rise to MSTGIGSSSSTEEQQHLDLSADLEACSLLGPQDPSNVDTGRTRAKQRLSLNGKRRRSRMSRRANLIGICGVSSLCILLLIATTQHRPLTTPFNQAAGRDQGASVDGGPSNSLARSAFYDRFQQQLQQQQQPSQTAVYNLTATIVDVLSAQRSRILAEMENFEYPRGGAERLTDMTPETNGTPVRSVVVTSWRSGSTFLGDILNSIPGNFYHYEPLLDFGIKQIRDPDDQELAVQNLKNLLNCDYADMIDYLNFGKTHTYLFEHNTRLWDVCREFPRFCWRPAFLTRFCRLFPIQSMKTVRLRLAQAEKLLEDQSGT